The nucleotide sequence AGTTACAATCCTGGATACCAGCTTTTCATTCACAATACTGCAATATCCATACATCAAGTACAGCAGCCTATTGTTGCACTATTAATGGGTTATGCAATATCATTTCTATTGGTGTCTTATTGCATTGTTGTGCCCATATGAATTCAGCCTTTTGAGATAGGGGCCCTGTTATTTCTCTGGCTCAGATCTCATGTACAGTTACACTATGCCTAATGGTGCTAAATAATATTAATGGTGAAATTACAACTGCTCCTTAGTTACAATAAGACAACTATTCTAATAGGCCAAAAAGAAAGTAAATGCAAGAGTTTACTGAATGTGACTGACTctcttaaaatgttctttttgatCCTGGAAAAGCACACAACTTCAGGTACTTCAATTAGAAAGAACATGTCAAGAGCAGAGTATGCTTGAAATATCAGatatttaccaaggattgtgagGATGCAGATAAAAATTGCCACCAACGCCTGAATGCTAACTCCAACTTGCTTAGCTGCTTCTTCGCAAAAAGTGAATTCTCCTTTCTCATCACACTTGCAGACACTGATGGAAAGTGTGTTTGTGCTGCTTAGCTCAGGTGTGCCACTGTCTGAGATGATGACAGGTAGGTAGTGGATTTTTGCCCGCTCACGGTTAAACTGTCCATATTTGACGGTGACATTAGCTGTGTTCTCTGGAAAAGGTAATGACATCTAATTAAGTGATAATGTCAGCCTCCTGACTTTCTTTATAGATTACCAATCATCTGGCACAATCCCCTGAGGCTAACTGAGCCTTTAAGGAACCCCGCAAATAGTTGGGTGGGCACGAACAACTCTTTATCTGCTGAAAAAACCTTAACTTGTTTATAAATAACAATAGCCCACTTGGACCCATCACAGATTATCTCTAGTTTTCACCTCCTGTTTCCTGGTGCCTCTTTTGCTATATGCTGAAATCTACTGAGGGGATACACTACCGTGATTGTCAACCAATGTGAAGTTGCTATCTTCTGTGGTCAGGGAATATTTGAAGTTAACGCCAGGCAACATTTCATCCTTGTCAGTAGCTGAAATCCTGATTATTACCTATAAAGATTCCAAAGTTCATAAATTTCAGGTATGCAGTGAACACAGTCGTAAAATCACTCCTTATGTAACGCAATAGCTTGTGCTGGGCCTTTCATGGACCATCTGCAGTAAGAGGTTGTGTGAAGCTGCATCACTCCAGAGGGGCCCCCAGAGAGGCGCAGTGCCTCCTGGGGCCTCCTATCCTTTGCAGTGCAATAGGAGTAATTTGATTATAGCCCTCTTCAAAGGGCTGCTTCCTTCCCCCGTTGCATGACTAGTCAGATCCACTGGCTGGTGTGGACGGAGAGTCAGAAAGATGGGTTTGCCTATTTCCTGCTTACGTACTTTTTATGGAGAGAAACTGGTGCAGAGCCTCTATACTCCCCCACAGTAGCAGGTGCTAAAAGCCAGGTAGCGTCAATCCTGCCACACACAAAGGAAAGGGATTCTCTCTCCTACTCTGCGGTGTGGCTGTGTTATGGCTTGTAATTAACCATAAAGAGAAAAAACTAATGTTCATTTAAATATCTTTAGGTGGAGTTTTTCTAAAGTGCCTAATGGATTTAGAACACTAATAACAGTGAATGTCTAAGACTTCTGCTCCTAAATTCCTTGCTTGCTTTTGAAGTCTCCCCCAAATACCGAAAACACACAATACAGCTACTGCATGTATGGCAGATGAATAATCTATATGACATCAATAAATGATATACCAAAAGTATTTCAAAATCAAGTTAAAGATCAAATACTACCCCTGGGTTTGTACACACAGCTCCCATCAAATGGTAGAATCTGGCTCAAAAACTGTAAattaatgaatataaataaaaaaaaaacttacatgTAAAAGCTGCAGCTTGAGGAACCCATGACACCTAAAAATACCAACTCTATTTGTTGGCGCACAAATTGGGCGCTGATGAAATTTGCAGTCTTAATATTTACTCATGTTTTCGCCTGCCTATGTTACATAGCTCAGGTTTTGCATGTATGAATATTAGGTAGATGCAAATGAATTGCTGGTAATAACTGCCACCTTGTCGGGTTAACTGAACTGGAATGGCTAATGTGCATGCATACTGCCGACCTTCTGCTcgatgggagggagagggactgAGGAGAtggatgctgtgtgtgtgtgtgtgtgaagcgaTAGGTCTGTATTATAGCAGCAAAAAGACCGAAGTAGAAAAGTCCTGAGGGCTGACAGCTCGGAAATCAATGCAGTCATGGAGTAGCCACTGGAAGCACATGCAGATCAGTATTTAGGATTAGCAAACAGGATAACTCTTATCAAAAGAGTTGTGGTTTAACTTGTGGTTGAAGGTATATGGTTAAGTATAAATGGAAACAACCCTCTCATGTATTACCTACCTTTCCTGGTGCAGCATTTTCACACACTTTGGGCTCATAAGGATGAGCAAATTCTGGAGCATTGTCATTTTGATCAAGAACCTGGATATAAACTTGTGTATGTGATTCTATGTCAGACAGTCTATCTGAAATGATAAACATAAAAtagtgggtttcagagtaacagccgtgttagtctgtattcgcaaaaagaaaaggagtatttgtggcaccttagagactaaccaatttatttgagcatgagctttcgtgagctacagctcacttcatcggatgcatccgatgaagtgagctgtagctcacgaaagctcatgctcaaataaattggttagtctctaaggtgccacaagtactccttttctttttataaaataatgGATGATTTATCATTCAGTTGTCTGCAGACTGAGCCCCATACAGAATTCTTGTCCTGTGCTTTGCATCATTCATGGAACTTCTTCATAATGAGCAAGAATAGTACAGTATATCACACTTTGATGAATTTATGCTCATCCTACTTATTAGATGtgaatttaggcccagatttgtTCCGACACAGGGTTGAATGGGATGAGGGGGAGCTGGTTACGGCTCCCTGATTTACTGTGCTGGACTCTGTGTAGGTTGTAACTACCTAGGGGCTGCTCTAAACTATGCCAGCTGTCTATAACCCGAAAGGAATGTATGCCAGTTGAAGATTGCCAAAGTGTAACAAGGAGGCTATTCTCCTTCCCACTTGCTCCTTGGCTCTTATGGCAGGACTTAAATGTTGAAGGGTCTGGCCTGGGAAGTGGTTACAATGGCTCTACATATGGATGTGAGGGGAATTTTGCTCTCTTTGTACTGTGGGAGTATAATCAGGCAAGATGCTTTTTCTATGACTTATGTTAGAGATCCAGGCATAAAGGTTAGTGGTTTCAAGTGATTCATTGCATTTGTACTGAAGGCTAAGTATTAAATCTGGTTTCTGGATTCTAGAGGGAGAAGACTTGCTGAGCAACCTTGAATCTAAAACATACATTGTATTTTACAGAATCTATACTTCACCTTTTAATGCTGACCAAGCAGTGTTCTTGAGTATCATTAAAGTGCCATATTGAAAGTTACATTCACTAAATCCAGTAGAACGTAGATAATGTGGATTTTTTCCTCCCCGTACCCTTCAGTTTTACTAGTACTTTGAACTAAGAGGAAATTATTAGAGGTGAAATTGCCTCTGATGGAGAAGTGGGACAAGGCCACTTTAGAGTGATGCTATGCAGGGTTGCTGCTGTCCCAGCAGCTGTGTAGTGGGATTCTGCCATCTTGCATGCTTTGGAGGTTGAGCTCTGTGCCCTTCCTGCAATAAGTAGGTGTGAATGACAATGATgtggcaggctctggggatgCCTCTGGACAAATCCATTTACCTGAACATCCTGGGGAACAGTTGCTATTCCAGACTGCTTGTTGAGTGTCAGCCATGCACTGGCTCAAAAGTATATCTagctcagcggttctcaaactggggttgggaccccaaaatgGGTCGTAACCCTGTTTCAATGGGGTCGCCAGCGCTGGTGTtacacttgctggggcccaggactgaagccaaagcctaagccccaccgcccggggctgaagctgaagctccagggcttcaaccctgggcagcggggctcaaaCTTCAGccatgggtggcagggctcaggttacaggacccctgcctgggctgaagctcttgggctttgACTTTGCACTCCCCACCCGGGGTGGCGGGGATGGGGCTTTAGCGTTGGTCCCTccagctggggtggaggggcttgGGCAGACTCGGGCTTCggtcctccctcctggggtcatgtagcaatttttattgtcagaagggggtcgcagtgcaatgatgTTTGAGAACCCTTGACTAGCTTAAAGAAACAAGGTATATTCTGGTTAATGAGCTGAGTGAATTTGCATATTAATAACAGGTCAAATTCTGAAAAAAGCATACTCTGCTCACTTGCTGAAGTACACATTTGTTGGATTTGAACGTTTGCAATGCAAAATCATTCTAAAGCAAACATAGACACTTTGATCAAAGGGGTGCATTAGCTTGTGTCAAATgtttacaggttttttttttggtttggctttttttcccctcttttaaaCAATGATCATTCAGAAGAAATATActgattctccctcccccccccctccccacacaatgAAACCGGTTTCTAGTTGACACTTACTGTCTGCCATGATTTCTTGGGCTGCCACGGTTAGGTTATGCCAGGCACTGGCTTCTCTGTCCAGAGGCTTTGAGATGAAGATATCTCCACTATTGGATATTTTGACATAGTCCCCACTAGGGCTGGATCTTCGGAGGGTATATCTGTGTTTTATTTAAGAAGGATAATCCTCAACAAAACAAGAATAGTAACTGTGTGTAGCATTTCAGTGATTCATAGCAGAAGGTCTGGAAGTTGTTCAAAATTATATGATAAACTGCAGATCTGATCATTTGCATTTACCATGCGCTTTGCTAACCATTCTCCTCTCGGACTAACATTTTAAACAGCTTCAAACACGTGGCAGagaaatattttcttctcttccagCCCTCCTCACCAGAtagaatttccccccaaaattaccTGGGCCAGAGTAGAGTAATTAGCCCAATATATCTTACGTCAGCTAGAAAATTTTCCCAAATTTGTTatgtagatttatttatttattactccTTTGCTGATTTTAAATTAGTTCACTCTGTTTTAATTTTGGAGACTATACATGTCAAGGCAGTAGTTGCAATATAAAAAATTGCAACAATAATTGTACAAAAACATAAAGTAAGACCTACAGAATTGTGCATTTTCACTTGTCTGCTAATCTGCATAGGCATAATGCGCATGTGCTATCATAGTGACTGTATGTGGTAATTGCAAGTGCCCAGGCACTTAACTTTTGTGCAGTTATTGCGTGTGTGTGACTGCACATGCAGATTATGCATTTTTGCATACACAGTTCTGAAAGTTTGGCCAACTTCCTTTAAATTCTCAACATTTTAAAGATATAACATTGTCATTTGCTGGGAACTGATGTAGTATCCAGCATCATTTACCTAATTTTCCGTTTTGCTGCATCAGGATCTACTGCCAAAACTGTGCCAAGTGGGTTTTTTGGGAGgtagttttcttttattttataaacataGGATGGCTGAGAGAAGATGGGAGGCTCGTCAACATCAAGAATTTCAATGGTAATGGCTGCAATGCTCTTCGGCCCACCAGACTTGAAGAAACGCATATTAACTGTTGGATCAGTTGCTTCAATGTCAAACTTGTActcttttattttttcatagTCCAATGGCTAAATGAAAAGAGAAACATTCtcagtcagtaataaaaatgctaTATATGCAAACTAAAGCACTGTACTGCAATGTGTGATTTGGAAATGCTAGTATGTTGTAACGGAACTAGATTATTAGGGAATCATTTATTCAGTGAATTTCTCCCATTTTATGTGTATTTATTACTTGAGCAGCTTGACTTTTTTCACAAATCTAGTCTTTATTCAAAATTCAGCACATAATTCTCAGTCTGTACTTTTATGTTTACAGTTCTGTGGCTACAAGCTTCAGTCAGAGCCAGCTATCTCTGACCGTAGGCAGGATAGCTAGTCTAAGGTGATCTGAGCTAGCTCCTTTCTTGAAAGGTGAGGCTGAAATCCACATCTCTGCCCTTCCCAACTACATTTCTCCACATTCATTGAAGGCAGGAGATGGGGCTTTCTTGCCTGAGAGCCAAGACCCTTAACTGTAAACTACAGCCAGCAATCCAGCTAATAGTAAACAAACTATACCAGATTCTTATTTCATGGTAGAGGTCTGTTGGTGCCCTACCTACCAAAGAGAGGCTGGCTATGATAGGCCTCTCAGCCAAACTTGCTCACTGTGTGCAGAGTAGATTGCAGCGTTCATGCTACGTGTGAGAGCAATTGAACTCAGGAGAGTTTTGGACATTTTGCCACGAGTTTGGAGTGGTGCAATATTATCAGTGCTTTAATGCAGCCAGAAATGCCTGGAAGTAGGCATGTCCAAGAGAAAACAATTTAATCTACAATGAAATAAGAATCTGGTATAGTGTTTcttttttgggggtgtgtgtgggaggggggcgggcAGAATTCCTTTTCTGTATCCTATCAGCACCATACCTTCGAGTGctgtcttgtttgctttttttaaaagctgcataTTTAGGGCAGTAGGAATGCTGCAAATTTCATCTCATGCCTTGCTGTAACTTGAACTCTCTAAGGCTATAAAGTGTGTATATTCAGGATTCCTACTGCAAAGCTTGGATCTGACCTAAACGTTGGAGAGAGATTTCACAGCCTGCACAGGACtcaagaaaataaaacaacatcTCCAAACAGCTGTGAATGTTGAGATGCTCATAATCTCTGAGTTGGTATTCTGTCCGAAGCATTCAAAAGCCATGTAACAAGTCATCAGAATCATGAGATTTTGAGAAGTAAAAAAATGTGGGTATATTTCTTTGTCTTCTCATTTTGtttttagggttcacattttctttttttccctttttcaacCATAAATGCTAGAAacctatttttttaatgaaatctgagattctccTGCAATCACATTACTGtaagagctgaggctttaagaaaaacaccaaccaTCCCTAATTTTGAAGGTTGAGTCCATCTCTACCTTGTAGATAGTGTAGGTGTAGACAGCAGTGTTTGAGATACCCAGTATTCCTCATATAATACACTAATCTGAAACATGCTAATTAAATAGTGATAAAGGTGTTAAACTTATGACTGGACATAGTGGCAGAGACAATGGCCTTGAAACTGTTACATAAGCATTGACGTTTTGCCTTAGAGGACAGTGCAAACTTCTCTGAGACAAAAACATGGGGACAAATTCATTCTTCTGGAAACTCCACCGATTCCAGTGAAATCGCACCATGGATGACTCTTGTCCATTATGAACTTCAAACAATGAACTGAGCCTTTAAGTAGTCCAAGTCCCGACTCCccttttctcccacccccaccttctTCCAGATCATGTGCTCGAGCAGGTGAGGAAGAGTCATGCCTGCTTTGTAATATAAGCAGCAGCATTTTCCCCACAGTGGGAGAGgcctgcagggaggaggagatgcTTGGAGACCTGGGGAAGAGCAGCAGTTTGGTGGAGGTGTGTTGGGAACTGCGGTACTAGCggctgtgcctttaagggctgagcttcccagataGCATTTGGGTGGGGCTTTGTGAAGCTCTTGTTAAACTCAGCCAATTAGAAACAGACTCAGAATAAATCACAATAAATCTTGCAAGCACTCGCCACTTTCAGAACTGTGGGATCACTGAACACCACAGAAAGAGGCCATGGAGGAGGCCTAGTGACGAGGCCAATGTTACCAGCTCTTATGATTTTTATGAAGTCTTTGTGTTTAAGACCCTGATGCTGGAATAGAGGgatctgagaatctcagcttcatttaaaaaaaaaaaaattctagtccTGTTGACgacaaagaaaagcttgaaaacatgaagtgtgtatatatagtcaAACAGCTCAGGAACCAGGAAGCAAATAAAAACAGAACCGAATTTATAATATAAAGTAGtatcatgatttttgggggggtggagtcatgatttttgaattcttGGGGTTGGTAGTGCTGAAGCTAATGATGAAATATCCCTGATACCAGTGACGCAGGTTTGGGAGCTTGAGGGCAGGGTTTTGGGGAAGGCCCAGGCTCGTGGAGCCCCTACCACAGTACCTGGAGGTAGTGTGAAAACCCTCCTGTTTGCAGGGGAAAGGGTGGGAAAGGCAGTGAAGACTCCGGGAGGACAAAGTGCTATAAAACTTAAAGAAGGGAGAGGTAAAGAGATTAACTAGAAGAGTTTGAATTTTTCACTTCATTTGGACTTTGACCCCAGAAGGGGGTCAGGAAAGTCAAAGCATTAAAATTACTGGCCCACCAAGCTATCCAAATACCTAAGGACAGGGGAAACTAAGACACCAAGCTGAGGGGAATCTGAGGTGTGCAATCTGGCATCTGATCAGGTAAGTCTCCATTATACACTGTGTGGGAAAATGAGTTTTTTATCCTACTAATAATACCGAATCAATGCACTTAATATGTATGTTACcttgaaactaaaaaaaaaaaaaaaaaaaattggatttttctgTTCCATATTGTTTTTAGAGTATAGCTTGCCTAGATATCAATTGTCAACACGACAAACAACACATTTTTCTTTGTCACTAGGAATTGTACCTTCTTTGGCTTAATTATTCCTTCGTTGGTGAATGCATTTGGTATAATTTCAAAGGTATCTCTATAGTGTCCTCTGACAAAATTATACTTTGTGTTTCTGTTTTGTGGCTCATCAATGTCTTCTACTTTCAATCTGCCGACTTCACTTCCTACTCGAATGTTTTCAGGGACTTTAAAGTGGAACGattctgttttaaaacaaaacaaaacaaaatttaaaaaccacAGCCCCCTAAACACCACACATTCAAGTGAGAATTCTGTTAATCAATTGTTCATCTCAATTTATTTTTAGTAACAAGAACATAATTTCACAGAGAATACTGAGATTTTGTCCCTGCAGACAAAgtaagtttttaattttaaaaactgcattgaTGCTCAAAAATGTCAAGATACCACTGAATGGATTTATTCTGCCCAGGATGTGCATCACAGCTTAATTGCAAAATTCAGGGCCTTTAATCAAACTTAAGCATACAgtgctgggtggggggtgggaaatgaggAATCGGGAAGGGAGGAAGTTCTAATCATTTCAAGAGATATTTTAGCAatttttataaagaaataaatcTTGATTGGATAAACTCTGATGAAACCATTTGTTTTAATCATGCCTGTTCGTGCCTTTCAAACAAAAAATCACTCTCACAACTTACGCTGTTTAAATGTTGGGAAGTTGTCATTGATGTCGGATAAAGTAATGATGACTGTAGCAGTGCTGGAATCCCCACCGTGAAGCCCTGGAGAATCTTTTGCTTTAACAACAATTTCGTATGTAGACTGAGTCTCTCTGTCTAAATCAGCTGTGGCTGTAGAAAtcactcctttaaaaaaacacattaaaaaggaTCAGTttgtgatgttacaccccatgTTCCTCATAGAAGTATTGTTATGAGATGAATAtggccagggccgtccctagcaattctggggccctacgcagccccgcccccagggaaaggggtgtgggggaggggaggagcagggggcaggccccaggcctctgcggaGGGTGGGGCTGTGTTGGTGGGTAGGGGGGAACCACTCACCGGCGGTGTGGCTGGGGCTTGGTTGCTGCACttcccgctgccggtgagtgcaggcccagccttactgcagtcctcagggggctggggctggggctggggcagagcagggacaggaaaaggcggggctggggcggggcgggaaaagctggagcagcacacagctgcgcagggcaccaggaaatgtggtgccccaaatttcctggtgccctatgcagctgcctactttgcgtatgggtaaggacggccctgaatATGGCacaactaagatatgttttatgcaagatgggtcatgtgaggtttattggaaaggttatgacttACTGAATGTGATAATCCagtttgtatgaatgtatcatttctgtgtctgaagttagaaatattgactatgtaataattacaactgtgttttcacctggggaatgcccaccagacagtatgcaaacagcctggatgggccattaggaaggacaatgAGACTTTTAAGATGCTACTCTagcctccttcctgagaagtttcctgggaggCTGCTTTAACCCTGCAGGGTCAGGTGATCATGTCACCTAGTTCTGGACATCATTTTGGACTTCTGGTATTTTTCCATTAGAAGAGGTGGGGatcaaactaggaaacaaaggattcctgcgaTGTGTAagtcctatttaaggctggggaatgAGTTAATCTTGGCTCGTCTCCACTGCCTCTCtccccaagaaggaagactgctgaaaacacctgaagaaacaaaggaactaaacTGCGAGGGTGGGTGGGACAGCAGCTGAGCCCAGGTGAGAAAGGTCAGCCTGTGAAGGGTATATGAGGAgatttaagctgaaagcagtgcagtttaccttcaagaaactctacaacctgcataaaacaacatttagtgtgagaaattattatttgtagttaATTTCTTTAATGCATTAAGCCTAGTTGGCacactttgttttatttgctcagtaatctgctttaatGTTTTCTATCCctgataatcacttaaaatctacctttttgAAGTTGTTAAACTTTTATctttttgtttattctaaaacctGGTTTGTGTGATTCATAACTAGGGGATGGGGGAGaacgaatttcatgagcttacgctgtatagATCTCCATACAGTGGAAGaccatataattttgggtttatactccagaaggTGTGTGCACtggagtgctgggcaattccccgAGCTGAGTCTTTCCACACACTGCTGATTGCAGATTCTGTGTGgttctacagctgggtgtgtcccaactggggtgtgtgtgtgtgcgcgtgtgcagcgggacagggtgagggagcctTGGCTGGTGGGCTCACTGGGACCCCAATATATCAGGTGGCCAAAGTggggggtccaacctgtcacatTTATTCTAGCATTTTTCACTTCTTGGCAATCTTCTGTTAGATGTCCCCGCGTGTACTTCTGCTGTTGGCTCTAAGTAGCGTTTTGGCTATTGCTTCTAATGCTGTGGTTAGAAATCCGATTTCTAAATGATGGGATGTTTTGTATATCTCCATACACTATTTTgcatttttgaatattttgattacaaagcCACAAACACTGGCTAAATAGTATTCTCCTATTATAGATATCCTTTGTAGAGGTACTGCAGCTGGAAAAAGTAATGGATCCTTGCACAGCGTACTGCTGGGAATAACATTACTGGTTTAAACATGTACATCTAATAGCCGGGTTTATTATATGATGAATGAATTGGGAAACGCTCAGGTATTTGGGAGTAAGGGTAAAGCCCTTTAAAGTGTGTACATGTACTCTGTAGAAGCAATATTTTATGTACATCTGGATATAATCAGGCTCATGCGCTGCCCCCTATTTCTACTTAGCATGGGAATAATCTGAGGTGTGGCTGGACACAGAAAACATTGGCAGATCAAGCACGTTAACGTGTAACAATAGCTCCACAAAGGTCCTCGAGGGCTTGCAGAGCAAGATCTCCATGAACTTATTGGAGAAGTCAAGTTCAGTGCTATGCTGCATGCATGTACATCCAGCCAAACTATGGTGCCATGGCTTTGTACGTGAATGCATCTAATGTAACAATGGAAGTCATGTGGCATTCAACAAATGATGCAGCCTTTTTCTCTAGTGGAGATCAGTTGACTGTGGGTGGTGGAAAAAATGAGTGCTGTATGCTATCTCAAAAGGTGTCTGGAAAAGCTGTCAGACTTcctttttaattaatctatagacaCAACCTCAGCTTGAAGCTGCTATTTATATGCATAAAGATTCTGGGAAATGGTAAAATTCATTTACATATTTCAAATGTATTTCTATAGTTTGAATATTTATAGGAACCCTCCTGCTGTACTATATCATCAAAAAGGTGACCATTGCACTTATTGGAAAAATTAGTGAATCTATGCCTTGTAATTGGTATGAAGACGGTGGGAGCTAACTCTCTGCCCCATATAGCAAACAGCATGATGGTAGACCTAAAATAGAGGTAAACACAGTATTTATAAAAGTTAACTACAATCCTGAGTGGTTTTACAAATCTCCAGTAAGGCAGACAATGACTAACTCAATTGTCAGTGCTTAAGGGCCAAATCAACTGCTGGAAGTCTACCTGTTATCCCCCCAATGAGATGCATAAACTGGATTAGTTAGGTTCAGGGGTCCCAGGACAAAGACACTTGGACACAGATGAAAGGATTGCCTCTCTATGAGCTCTTCAGGGGGAGACAATGAAAATCAGACTGAGatgggggcagaggctggagaGGTGCAGACACTTGTCCTGGGACAAACTTGCACATTTAGGCAAGTAAAGATTTACGGGAGATAACAAAAGCCTATATGCATACTGTGTTA is from Caretta caretta isolate rCarCar2 chromosome 12, rCarCar1.hap1, whole genome shotgun sequence and encodes:
- the CDH5 gene encoding cadherin-5 encodes the protein MKTLILLFSLILAPASAYTEDFKTKLNLSPDSHKRFKREWIWNQMHIMEEINSPLPHHVGKITSSARKKNAMYVLEGEYANSIFKVREDTGDVYAFERLDREKKSEYNLTAHCIDRTTNKELEPPSTFIIKVYDVNDNVPVFVQKAFNGSVPEMSPVGTSVTKVTAVDADDPTVAGHATVIYQVIQGERYFTVDESGVISTATADLDRETQSTYEIVVKAKDSPGLHGGDSSTATVIITLSDINDNFPTFKQQSFHFKVPENIRVGSEVGRLKVEDIDEPQNRNTKYNFVRGHYRDTFEIIPNAFTNEGIIKPKKPLDYEKIKEYKFDIEATDPTVNMRFFKSGGPKSIAAITIEILDVDEPPIFSQPSYVYKIKENYLPKNPLGTVLAVDPDAAKRKIRYTLRRSSPSGDYVKISNSGDIFISKPLDREASAWHNLTVAAQEIMADNRLSDIESHTQVYIQVLDQNDNAPEFAHPYEPKVCENAAPGKVIIRISATDKDEMLPGVNFKYSLTTEDSNFTLVDNHENTANVTVKYGQFNRERAKIHYLPVIISDSGTPELSSTNTLSISVCKCDEKGEFTFCEEAAKQVGVSIQALVAIFICILTILVITLLIILRKRHKKELTVLRKNVAEIHEQLVTYDEEGGGEMDTTSYDVSVLNSVRKNGMNLETRPCLYAQVQKPTGNGNSGTGEMAIMIEVKKDEADNDGDLLPYDTLHIYGYEGAESIAESLSSLESGSSDSDIDYDFLNDWGPRFKMLAELYGLEPDEDFVY